The proteins below come from a single Acanthopagrus latus isolate v.2019 chromosome 4, fAcaLat1.1, whole genome shotgun sequence genomic window:
- the si:ch211-210p4.6 gene encoding malignant fibrous histiocytoma-amplified sequence 1 homolog, which yields MATGYTGHPSIFQGFSLEEVDLSGRKMKSLPLDPLTHATKLDMQRNKLKRVTGISRFAHLVELNLSRNKIMEFSLEISKLHSLETLYMNQNNIRSIPEGIFPHLMKLKLLNLSGNRLTKLPSDINQCASITYLDLSKNCLQNIQPLVGLAKLKELFVGRNQLTELPSELFKSSSCELTVCKATGNPLRCPPEEVCAGGVVDIQSYFLQMEENPNTRSAWTVKTMFLGSSMAGKSTLCRSLREGKPVTVAVEDRTVGIEISQLYTQEVRFLLWDFAGQEEYYLTHHVFITPRALVILTVDLARYSTVDPDSFKDQLWFWIKNIQLRVPDSVVLLVGTHCDQCRDQEEVMEKKNDIEEKVKAMLANRRMVLQHQKENLEENKDIFMFVDQLDELDCLLEYNLKVLDVVTIDSTSTEDVAKLRSHILMSIQSENVVLCSESILPRSYEAVEQAIHTLVAQEEIPRHGIILLEELSDLILNHVKMSRESLHSILRFLLRYLHRIGVILWYEDISILSDRVFIQPSFLISMFKTIVRHDLVQQLEGVSRDLLMREGSLVKQKFTWLDDLRSRGILHNAAMRILVRRELEKLIVDDDDLVEEVVGTKKEEGIILTLLQYFEVCLPTLAGSPLNPQAPEFVPGAKSWALARKTRRDPDGACLFPIFLKDDLTVCHKWGEDKQDDLRVHVYFLPEIPHGFFHRVIITTCSLYPTHWVGREQCLLCCGNTLALVRQKSKDGDTFIEIRCRRPEKEFRKLWDLILAVMSKLFVLSRQWPGLTEQVHTPCPERGCSHYFTWRDWQELDSTDLYNLVKEEKLVCQGGHTRRTELIFPQDK from the exons ATGGCCACTGGATATACTGGGCACCCGAGCATATTCCAAG GATTCAGTTTGGAGGAAGTGGACCTATCAGGACGCAAAATGAAGTCCCTTCCTCTGGATCCTCTGACACATGCTACAAAACTGGACATGCAGAGGAACAAACTGAAGAGGGTCACTGGCATCTCTAGATTCGCCCACCTGGTGGAGCTTAATCTCTCCAGGAACAAGATCATGGAGTTTTCTCTGGAGATAAGCAAACTGCACTCACTAGAGACACTCTACATGAACCAGAACAACATCAGATCCATTCCAGAGGGAATCTTCCCACATCTTATGAAGTTAAAGCTCCTAAATCTCAGTGGCAATCGCTTGACCAAGCTTCCATCAGATATAAACCAGTGCGCCAGTATCACTTACCTGGACCTCTCCAAGAATTGCCTGCAAAACATCCAACCACTGGTTGGTCTCGCAAAACTGAAGGAGCTTTTCGTTGGGAGGAACCAACTGACCGAGCTCCCGTCTGAGCTCTtcaagagcagcagctgtgagctCACTGTGTGCAAGGCCACAGGGAACCCGCTGAGGTGCCCGCCGGAGGAGGTCTGTGCCGGAGGGGTCGTGGACATCCAGAGCTACTTCCTTCAAATGGAGGAGAACCCGAACACACGCAGCGCCTGGACAGTCAAGACCATGTTCCTGGGCTCCTCCATGGCAGGGAAGTCCACGCTCTGCCGAAGTCTGAGGGAAGGCAAGCCCGTGACTGTGGCGGTGGAGGACCGGACTGTGGGAATCGAGATCAGCCAACTCTACACCCAGGAAGTCCGTTTCCTTTTATGGGACTTCGCAGGGCAGGAGGAGTACTACCTGACACACCACGTCTTCATCACCCCGAGAGCCCTGGTCATCCTCACTGTCGACCTGGCCAG ATACAGCACTGTAGATCCAGATTCTTTCAAAGACCAACTGTGGTTCTGGATAAAAAACATACAGCTGCGTGTGCCGGACTCAGTAGTCTTGCTGGTGGGAACACACTGCGACCAGTGCAGAGaccaggaggaggtgatggagaagaagaacGACATAGAGGAGAAGGTCAAAGCCATGTTGGCCAACAGGAGGATGGTTTTACAACACCAGAAGGAAaatctggaggaaaacaaagacatctttATGTTCGTGGACCAGCTGGATGAGCTGGACTGTCTTCTGGAATACAATTTGAAG GTCCTAGATGTTGTAACCATTGACAGCACGAGCACCGAAGATGTTGCGAAACTCAGGAGTCATATTTTGATGAGCATTCAATCAGAGAATGTGGTTCTGTGTTCTGAGAGCATCTTACCAAGAAGTTACGAAGCAGTGGAGCAAGCCATTCATACACTCGTCGCACAGGAGGAAATTCCAAGGCATG gTATTATTCTACTCGAAGAACTCAGTGATTTAATCCTAAACCACGTTAAAATGAGCAGAGAGAGTCTCCACTCCATCTTGCGATTCCTCTTGCGATATCTGCATCGGATCGGGGTGATCCTTTGGTACGAAGACATCAGTATACTGAGTGACAGAGTGTTTATCCAGCCTTCATTCCTCATCTCAATGTTTAAG ACCATTGTGAGACATGACCtggtgcagcagctggagggggTCTCCAGAGACCTCCTCATGCGGGAGGGGTCTCTGGTGAAACAGAAGTTCACCTGGCTGGACGACTTGAGGAGCAGAGGCATCCTGCACAACGCGGCAATGCGCATCTTGGTCCGCAGAGAGTTAGAGAAGCTGATCGTGGACGACGATGATTTGGTCGAAGAGGTGGTGGGAACCAAAAAGGAGGAGGGCATAATACTCACCCTGCTGCAGTATTTTGAGGTCTGCCTCCCGACTCTTGCCGGAAGCCCTTTGAACCCTCAAGCACCGGAGTTCGTCCCTGGTGCGAAAAGCTGGGCGCTGGCCAGGAAGACGAGGAGAGATCCAGATGGAGCCTGTCTCTTCCCCATCTTCCTGAAGGACGACCTCACTGTGTGCCACAAGTGGGGCGAGGACAAGCAGGATGACCTCCGCGTCCATGTGTACTTCCTTCCTGAGATTCCTCACGGCTTCTTCCACAG GGTGATCATCACGACCTGCTCCCTGTACCCGACTCACTGGGTGGGGAGAGAGcagtgtctcctctgctgtggaAACACGCTGGCTCTGGTGAGACAGAAGAGCAAAGATGGAGACACGTTCATAGAGATACGCTGCAGGAGACCTGAGAAGG AGTTTAGGAAGCTGTGGGACCTGATCTTAGCGGTGATGTCCAAGCTGTTTGTGCTGTCCAGACAGTGGCCAGGACTGACTGAGCAGGTGCACACACCCTGTCCGGAGAGAGGCTGTTCACACTATTTCACCTGGAGGGACTGGCAGGAGCTCGACAGCACGGACCTCTACAACCT